The region TTCTTGTGGGGTTAACAGATGCCCTGGAGATGCAGGTCCCTTTATTTACAGTCTTCACTATCATTTACTTCATCATTCTGGTTGGGAATGTTGGGATGATCGTGTTGATTCTGCTGGATTCTCGTCTCCACActcccatgtacttcttcctcagcAACCTCTCCTTTGTGGACTGTGTTTATGCCTCAGCTGTCACTCCCAAGGTAATGGTGGGATTTCTCACAAAAGACAAGATCATCTCCTACAATGCATGTGCTGCCCAGATGTTCTTCTTTTCAGCCTTTGCCACTATTGAAAGTTTCCTTTTGGCCTCAATGGCTTTTGACCGCCACGCAGCAGTGTGTAAACCCCTGCATTACGCCACCATCATGACAAGTGCTATGTATACCTCACTGGCCACTGGTTCCTACATCTCTGGACTCTTGCAGTCCTCCATCCATGTTGCCCTCACCTTTCACCTCTCTTTCTGTCGTTCCAACATAATTAATCACTTTTTCTGTGACATTCCCGCACTGTtggctctctcttgctctgaTATCTACATGAATGAGATTGTGCTCTTCATATTGGCAGCATTCAATGTCCTTTTCACCCTCTTGGTTATCTTGAATTcttatctgttcatttttattgctatcCTGGGAATGCACTCAGCTGAGGGACAGAAGAAGGCTTTCTCCACCTGTGCATCCCACCTGACCACTGTCTCCATCTTCTATGGGACAATCATCTTCATGTACTTACAGCCAACTTCTAGTCATTCCATGGATACAGACAAAATGGCATCCATATTCTACACCATGGTCATCCCCATGCTGAACCCTTTGATCTATAGTCTAAGGAACAAAGAAGTCAAGAGTGCATTTCAGAAAGTGGTTGGAAAAGCAAAGTCTTCACTGGGTTTAGCGTACTAATTAAAAATAGCAAGCAAACCATTGGACTTCTGGtatctaagaattttttaaattttaattctttctcatcTTTAACTTCTCTGAGAAGTTTCCTCCCAAATGAGGCTGGGTCTATTCGTGCTTTGGGAATGTGACTGGGTAGGAAAGGTTTTAGAAATCTTTCCAGAAAGAGAATGTTGCTTCTATCTTAAAGTGAAGATTATAACCCTGGATACTATAAGATCTCACACCAAATTGTCTAAAGAGTTTTGCAGATGAATCTCATAAGTGTATGATaccagaattatatttttaattactataattCAAAATAACTTTATGATTTTTGTACATGGTATAGAGGCATGATTCTCAGACATTCATGCTCTTAAGAATTCCCTTGAGAGACATTGCAATGCAGAATTCCAGGAGCTATCCAGATAAtataatttagtttatttatggTAGAGCCTAGAAATCTGTAGAATTATCCCCCACTATCCACATATACCTGGATCCTGAACTTAGCAAAGTGCCAGTGGTGAGTATAAATAATGAGGGATGCTATGTGACCTTAATCTATTTGGTCCctgaatttaataaagaaaaatatagtttagAGGGTGAAAATATATCCCTACCTATTCCTTACCTCTCATAAAGTTCATATAAGAGAGTTTGGATAGGGAGGACTGCCTGCATTCTTAACAAGTTTCACCTATATTTCAGATGAGTCCAGTATGCAGATCGCACTATGAGAATTATTTCCCTGGAGCAGTGGTTCAAAAGTATCATTGCAAGATCAGCAGCATCAGCTTCACCTGGAGTTATTTAGAAGTGCCAATTATAGAAACCCCCATCCTACACCTACAGGATCAGACACTCCAGGAATATGGTCTAGCTATTTGTGCCTTAGCAAGCCCTCCTGGTGATTACAAAGCATGCTTAGGTTTGGAAACCACTGGACTCAACCTAGAAACACTAATGTAgaacagggtttctcaaccttggctgcacatgATAATAATCtagaagagattttttaaaatgctgctgCCTGAATCCATCTCCAGAATATAGGGTTAAATAGATCTAGGGATAAGACCTGGCCACCAAGAGATTGTCAAATGCAGTCACTTCCCCAGAGCCTGAGaccaaagaaaagagataatatttatttagcatctaaTGTCTGCTCATTATTTGCATATGTGAACTCATTCAGATCCCACACTACCTCTGAGGGCATCGACCAtatagagatgaggaaatggcAGCTTAGACACAGGCAAATGGTGGCAAAGTGAGAATTTTGAACCCAAATCCTTGAGACTCCAAAGCATACCCTCTCCAGTTTAGTTCAGCTAACAATTGTTTAACACCATAATAGAATGTAATGGGCATAAAGGATATAAAGATgaagaatttttctcttttggagcacctgggtgtctcagttggttaagcatctaattcaTGATTTCCAgttgagtcatgatctcatggtcatgggatcaagccctgtctccacactcagtggggagtctgtttggaattctatctctcctccctctgcccttccctcagatataaaaattaaaaattttttgaaaagaatttttctcttttatcaaaGGCCACTAGTCTTCTCAGTATAACACAATTATCTTTGTAACTAAAGCACTAGGACACAAGGAGACATGAAAAATCACAATAATATTGATCTAACGTCTCCTTGCAACTGCTTAAATATCCTTCCGTGTTGACATTCTCAAGACCCCAAATCCCCATGCTCATCACAGCTCAAAGCAGGAGCACATTAAACAACATTAGTCTTCGAGGCCATCAGAGGTGTGTAAAGGGCACCAGAGCCCATGTGTTCTGTCCATGTATTGCTGCTACTTACACTGAAGCCCTTGCTTTCTGGAAAGGCTTGTCATCcttatcttctagaagttttgtgTTACATACTCACTTAAATAAAGAAGCTTAACTGGGAATCCTACATGCTCCAGTGAATATCTACTCTTAGTAAGGTGGCAAACCATGAACCTGAACATCAATTGTGCTCGCCTTCACCAAATCCCAAATGACTCATTGCCTTAttggaaagaaataggaaaaataaaataaaaggcaaatatgtGCCCAGAAAGCCTCCATGCCCTGACCTTCAAAGTCCTTGTGGGCTGGTTATGGGGTATTGGTCACAAGGGCTGTGTCGCACATTCAGCAGGCAGGTTTAGACACTGATTTAACCATGTCTAACACCAAGTCTAACACCCTGTCATGGACATCAATAAAGTAATGTAGCAATTCATCTCCTCTCAAAAATGCTTCtgtaactttttaataaaagtgtgTAATAAATGTATGGAACTAAAAGCTTCTGTCGAATTATTTCTGGGAATGGGACATGCTGTAGACTGAATGTGTGCCCCCAACTTTCATATATTAAATCCTAACACCCCATGTGATGGTAGGAGGAGATGGGTGTTTCAGAGGAGGCAGTTTAAGTGTCTGTtgaatgggattaatgctctttaaaaagagatcccagaggtacctgggtggctcagttggttaagcatctgcctttggctcaggtcatgatcccagaatcctgggactgagccccgcatgggactccctgctcagtggagagcctactcctcccttccacttgtgctccctctcaccatctctctctcaaataaataaaatctctaaaaatttttaattaaaaaagagaaagagatgtcCCTTGCTCCTTCCACCATGTGCTGAAGTTTGCAAAAAAGACAGCCATCTATGAATCAAATCAAGAAACAGGCTCTCATCAGACACAAAATCTTCCAACGCCTTGACCTGGGACTCctcagcctccaaaactgtgagaagaaataaatttatgttgtttataagTCACCCAATCTATGATGTTTTGTTACAGCCATCTGAGTGAACTAAGATGAAAGCATTAGGAACAGCCGAATGAACTCAAGCCCTCCCTCAAACTAGTAACTGTGACTTTGATTTTAACAAGACACTGAACTTCAGATCAACTGTGAGGGAAAATCTTTTTAGTTTAGCCACAGAAGAATTAAATGATATCCTTAGCCAGTCAGGTTCAGTCAGGCCAAGAGAGAGTCAAAAGATAATCCCTGGACCTGGCATCTGATGGGAATTGTACACATGCCTGGGGGCTGCTATTAACTCATACATCCACTCTCTCATCTGTACCAGTCTTGATTTTTAATAGGAACCATTAAATGCTTATTCAGTGGAAAATTCAACTAATGAGTGAGGGAATGTGTGACTGGATGATTACACTagtggataaatgaatgagtgaatgaactgAGGTTGAGTAAATGAGTCAGCAGCAAGCTGGATCCCTAATAGCTAATTACAGGACTCAAGATTTGCTCATTTTGTGTGCCCAAATAGAAGGCATCTCTCAGATCACCCTGCAATGTTCTTTCTTCCCTCATCCCGTAGAAGTACAAAccatattccttttcactaactAAACCCTACGCTTATATGTTAGAATAGAGTCCACCTGTCACCCTGCAAGCTTTTGAGACATTGCAGGTGATCATgaaattcaagaaattaaaaatgattagtTTGAGTCTAACATAGAAACAATAAACAACAGGATGTCCAACCCTTATAAGAGAACCTCTACAGGTAAttatggaatagaaaaaaaaagaaaagacccaggGTGCctagttaagtggctgactcttgatttaagctcaagttgtgatctcaggatcctggcatcgagccctgcatctggccctgcactcagtgagggggtctgcttgagtattctctctccctctccctctgcccctccctacacTTGTgcactatctctctctttctctctaaaataaataaataaatctttaaaaaaaataatgactcaATCTTTTCTACCCCCTGGCCTGATAGccagaaaggaaagcagaggtgATAAGAACTAGCATCCATTGAAGGCTCTCACCATAATAGTGCAAGATACTCTAAAGTCTAGATGACAGTGAAAGTCTTTATTCCTTATGGAATCCTCATAGCTCAAGTCATCACTCCTTGAAAATCAGACTGCAAGGAcaagactttttttctctcagGAATTCTCATTAGGAAGACAAACATCCAGAAAAGGAAGCACTAACAGCCTTACAACCATAAGGAAAATTGTTTCATGAATTCTCTATTCTGAAGGAGTCTCTTGCTCTAGTagttgagaagaaagaaagaaggaaaga is a window of Vulpes lagopus strain Blue_001 chromosome 11, ASM1834538v1, whole genome shotgun sequence DNA encoding:
- the LOC121471896 gene encoding olfactory receptor 5B12-like encodes the protein MTLMENVSEVTEFILVGLTDALEMQVPLFTVFTIIYFIILVGNVGMIVLILLDSRLHTPMYFFLSNLSFVDCVYASAVTPKVMVGFLTKDKIISYNACAAQMFFFSAFATIESFLLASMAFDRHAAVCKPLHYATIMTSAMYTSLATGSYISGLLQSSIHVALTFHLSFCRSNIINHFFCDIPALLALSCSDIYMNEIVLFILAAFNVLFTLLVILNSYLFIFIAILGMHSAEGQKKAFSTCASHLTTVSIFYGTIIFMYLQPTSSHSMDTDKMASIFYTMVIPMLNPLIYSLRNKEVKSAFQKVVGKAKSSLGLAY